TGACGCCCTCGGAGACGATGCGGAGCGCGTCGACGTCCAGACCGGAGTCGGTCTCGTCGAGGATCGCGACCTTCGGCTTGAGCAGCTCCAGCTGGAGGATCTCGTGGCGCTTCTTCTCACCGCCGGAGAAGCCCTCGTTCACGTTGCGCTCGGCGAAGGACGGGTCCATGTTGAGGCGCTCCATGGCCTCCTTGACCTCCTTCACCCAGGTGCGCAGCTTGGGGGCCTCGCCGCGGATGGCGGTGGCGGAGGTGCGCAGGAAGTTGGAGACCGAGACGCCGGGGACCTCGACCGGGTACTGCATGGCGAGGAACAGGCCGGCGCGGGCGCGCTCGTCGACGGACATCTCCAGGACGTCCTCGCCGTCGAGGGTGACGGTGCCGCCGGTGATCGTGTACTTCGGGTGACCCGCGAGCGAGTAGGCGAGGGTCGACTTGCCCGAGCCGTTGGGGCCCATGATGGCGTGCGTCTCGCCCTGCTTCACGGTGAGGTCGACGCCCTTGAGGATCTCCTTCGTGGCGTTGTCGGCCTCGACGGTGACGTGCAGGTCTCGGATTTCAAGCGTTGCCATGGGTGCCTCAGGACTCCTGGGTGAGGGAGACGAGCACGTCGTCCCCTTCGATCTTTACGGGGTATACGGGGACGGGGCGCGTCGCGGGAAGGCCGGACGGCTTGCCGGTGCGGAGGTCGAAGCTGGAGCCGTGCAGCCAGCACTCGATCTGGCAGTCCTCCACCTCGCCCTCGGAGAGCGAGACGTTCGCGTGGGAGCAGATGTCGTAGATCGCGAACACCTCGCCCTCGGTCTTGACGACC
The Streptomyces sp. CGMCC 4.7035 DNA segment above includes these coding regions:
- the sufC gene encoding Fe-S cluster assembly ATPase SufC; the protein is MATLEIRDLHVTVEADNATKEILKGVDLTVKQGETHAIMGPNGSGKSTLAYSLAGHPKYTITGGTVTLDGEDVLEMSVDERARAGLFLAMQYPVEVPGVSVSNFLRTSATAIRGEAPKLRTWVKEVKEAMERLNMDPSFAERNVNEGFSGGEKKRHEILQLELLKPKVAILDETDSGLDVDALRIVSEGVNRVRETGEVGTLLITHYTRILRYIKPDFVHVFSAGRIVESGGAELADKLEDEGYEAYTKGGVSA
- a CDS encoding non-heme iron oxygenase ferredoxin subunit, encoding MSAFDRAGFVRACALSELEEDTPKRVELDGTPISVVKTEGEVFAIYDICSHANVSLSEGEVEDCQIECWLHGSSFDLRTGKPSGLPATRPVPVYPVKIEGDDVLVSLTQES